CACATCGTCTGCAAATTCTGAACTAGCTAAATTTACCTGATGAACCATATCATAGCTCACAACATTAATAACTACCTCCTTGTTATTCTTAATATTATCATACGTATGTTTAGTAGTATTATCTCGCCCGCGTCTGGAGGGAGAAAAAACCAATATTGGAGGGTTTACACCAAATGAATTAAAAAAGCTAAATGGTGATAAGTTAGGAATGCCTTTTTCATTTATTGTACTGGCCAAAGCAATTGGTCGGGGAGCAATGGCTCCAGCCATAATGCTTTGAATTTTAATGATATCGGTATTTTTGGGATCAATTTGCATTAATTTCTATTTAGTGGGTAGGATTTTAGTAATACTTTCGCCAAAACCAATTCTTACATCTTCATTTTGAGCATAAGCTTGCATGATAATTTGGTCATTATCTGCGATAAATTTCCGTTCTGAACCATCAGGGAATATAATTGGATTTTGACCTTTCCAACTTAATTCCAGCATCGATCCAAAGGAATCTTTTGTAGGTCCGCTAATTGTTCCAGAGGCGCATACATCTCCAATTTGAATATTGCAGCCGTTAGCTGTATGATGGGCAAGCTGTTGACTCATATTCCAATAAAGATATTTAAAATTAGACTGACAAACCCGATGTGCTTTTTTTCCATCTGGCTGAATAAAAACATCTAAATTTATATCGAAACTTTTTTCTCCTTCAAAAGAAAGGTAGGGAAGGATGGGGGTATCCTGCTCTGGTCCTTTGGTTCGGAAAGGTTCAAGAGCATCCATTGTAACTATCCAGGGTGAGACAACAGAACCGAAATTCTTCCCCAAAAAGGGGCCAAGTGGCACATACTCCCATTTTTGAATATCTCTGGCAGACAAATCATTGAAAATAAACATGCCAAAAATATAATTTTCTGCATCATGAGAAGAAACAGAATCACCTAATTCACTGTCTTTACCAACCACAAATGCCATTTCAAGTTCAAAATCCATTTGTTGAGTAGGTCCAAAATGAGGATTAGTATTTTCGCCCTTTAATTGACCTTTTGGTCTGTGAATGTTGGTATTCGATACAACAATTGAACTGCTTCGACCATGATATGCAACGGGCATATGAGACCAATTTGGCAAAAGAGCATTTGCCGGATCTCTAAACATTATGCCCACATTGGTTGCATGTTCTTTACTGGAATAAAAATCAGTATAATCGCCAATATTAACAGGTAAAAGCAATTCCACATCGTTTAGTTGGTAAAGCACGGTGGTTTTGTGTTTCTCACTATTTTTGAGAATATTACTATTGGATTCAAATATTTCTGAAATTCGACTCCTTATGTTTCGAACAGCTGGTTTCCCCAATTCAATAAAATCGTTTAGTTTACATTGTCTAAAGGCTAGCATGTCCTTAAATCCTAAACCAAGATTATCAAAATAGCCAAATTCAGCAAGAGCGCTGAGGTCAATAATATGATCTCCAATCCGTGTTCCAACACGAGAGTTTAGTCCGGACGGTTTAATAATCCCAAATGGGATGTTTTGGATTGGGAAATCGCTATCCTTACTTGTTGCTAGCCAGGATTTTAGTTTTGGATTATTTGCTTTAATCATACGTAATTTTATAGTGTTCCTCTTTTTGATTGTTCTAATTCGATGGCTTCAAATAAAGCTTTGAAATTGCCTTTTCCAAATGATTTAGCACCTTTTCTTTGAATAATTTCATAAAATACAGTGGGTCTGTCCTCAACAGGCTTCGTAAACAATTGAAGAAGGTAGCCTTCGTCATCCTTATCAATTAAAATCCTCAATTCCTTAAGAATGTTTATGTCTTCTTCTATCAGTCCAACTCGATCTAATACAGTTTCATAATATGAATCTGGAACATGCAAAAACTCAACTCCTCTTGCACGAAGTTCTGTGATTGTTTGAATGATATTATCTGTTGCCATAGCAACATGCTGCACGCCAGCTCCTTTATAGAAATCAATATATTCTTCGATCTGTGATTTACGCTTTCCTTTAGCAGGTTCGTTTATTGGAAATTTAATACGTCCATTTCCATTCGACATCACCTTGCTCATCAAGGCAGTGTATTCTGTGGAAATGTCATTATCATCAAATGAGATAATTTGTTTGAATCCCATGACATTGGAATAAAAATCAACCCATGTGTTCATTTCACCCCAACCAACATTTCCAACCATATGGTCTACATATTTCAATCCGACATCTTTAGGTTGGTACGCAGGTTCCCATTTCACAAAACCAGGCAAAAATGTTCCTTTGTAATTCTTTCTTTCAACAAAAATATGGACGGTTTCGCCATAGGTGTAAATACCTGCAAGCACTACTTCGCCATGTTCATCTTTTTCAGTGCGAGGCTCAAAATAGGATCGTGCACCTCTTTTTATCGTTTCTTCATAGGATTTTCGTGCATCATCAACCCATAAGGCTACTTCTTTTACTCCATCGCCATGCTGTTTTACATGATCTGCAATTTTAGAATCAGGAATTAATGCAGTTGTCAGAACTAATCTAATTTTATCTTGCACCAATACATAGGAGGTCTTTTCCTTATTTCCTGTTTCAAGACCACTATAGGCCAGCGGCTGAAATCCAAAAGCTGTTTGGTAATAAAAGGCAGCTTGTTTCGCATTTCCAACATAGAATTCAATATAATCGGTCCCATCAATAGGTAAAAAATCTTCTGTTTTTTTGTTCATCTTATCAATAAATTAATCGTCTAACCAAGTTTTATAATAGTCCTTATCTTCCATTTGTAAAGCCTCTTTCGTTATTTTCAAGGCTTTAAAAGTATCGACCATAACGGCTAATTCATTTGTCTGCTTTTCGCCAATACTTTTTTCAACAGCTCCAGGATGTGGACCATGTGGAATTCCTATAGGATGTAAGGTAAATTGTCCTCTTTCAACATGTTTTCTACTCATAAATTCTCCATCTACGTAATACAAAACTTCATCCGAGTCTACGTTTGAGTGATTGTAAGGCGTAGGTATTGCTTCAGGGTGATAATCGTACAATCTTGGAACAAACGCACAAGTTACAAATCCATTTGCTTCAAATGTCTGATGAACAGGAGGGGGTTGATGTACCCTGCCGGTAATAGGCTCAAAATCATGAATAGAAAGTGTATAGGGAAAATGATATCCATCCCACCCAATAACATCGAAAGGATGTGTCTCGTAATGATAAGGATAAATTAAATCATCTTTTTTGATTTTTACTAAAAAATCACCTTTTTCATCAAAGGTCATTAGTTGTTCTGGTTTTTTTATATCTCTTTCATAATAAGGTGCATGCTCCAATAATTGTCCGGCATCATTTATATATCTTTTTGGGAATCGGAAGGGTGAAAAAGATTCAACAATAAACAATCGATTATTCTCAGTGACAAATTCAAATTGGTGAATTACTCCTCTGGGTATTATTATGTGATCTCCTTCTTTAAAAGGAAGATTTCCATACATGGTTTTTAAAACACCATGACCCTCATGAACAAACACCATTTCATGAGCAGAGGAATTCTTGAAAAAATAGTCTGTCATTGATTTTTTAGGAGCTGCCAATAATATATACAGGTCACTATTCACCAAAACAGCTATTCTGCTTTCCAAATAATCATCGATTGGTTTATGCTTAAAACCCTGAAAGCTGCGGTTCTGCATATTTTTATCCATTGCAATAGTGGGTGCGATGTCAATAGGCGAATCAATATGTAATACTTTGGTCGGAGGCTGCACATGATAAGTTAAGGAATAGGTATCTGAGAAACCTTCAGTAGAAACCAACTGCTCAGCATACAAACTACCATCATCCTTTCTAAATTGTATATGACGTTTTAAAGGTATTTTTCCCAATTTATGGTAATGTGGCATAGTGAAAATTTAATTTAGACTGAGTTTAATTATATATTGTTGTCAATTACAAATTTAGAAAAATTTTAGGTTTATTTTTGCAATGAAACATGGGACTTTGTTAATCACCTTTTGAAATTCAATCATGACAAAAATAAAGTTGCTCGAACCCTATAAAACAACTTACTTACAACTTAATAATAGAGTTGTAATGGCCCCATTGACCAGAAGGCGGGCTCAACAAGATGGTAGTCCTACTAAATTAAATGCAACATATTATCAACAAAGAGCGGGAGCAGGTTTAATCATAGCTGAGGCAACACAAATTTCAGCTTTTGCAAAAGGATATCCAGATACACCGGCAATCTATACAAAAAAACAAACAAATGCCTGGCAAAGAGTATGTGAAGCAGTACATGAAAAGGGTGGGAAAATATTTCTGCAATTATGGCATGTAGGTCGCTATTCACATCCTGATTTGCTTCCAAAGAATATGCATCCTCAAGCTCCATCAGCTATAAAAATGAATGCATCTATTAATGTAGGGAATACTTATAAAGATTCTGTGATACCTAAAGAGTTATCCATTATTGAAATCAAAAAAATTATAAGTGATTTTCAATTTGCTGCAGAAAATGCTTTTCGTGCTGGATTTGATGGCATTGAGATTCATGGAGCTAATGGCTATCTCATAGACCAATTCCT
This DNA window, taken from Bacteroidota bacterium, encodes the following:
- a CDS encoding flavin reductase family protein; its protein translation is MQIDPKNTDIIKIQSIMAGAIAPRPIALASTINEKGIPNLSPFSFFNSFGVNPPILVFSPSRRGRDNTTKHTYDNIKNNKEVVINVVSYDMVHQVNLASSEFADDV
- the fahA gene encoding fumarylacetoacetase encodes the protein MIKANNPKLKSWLATSKDSDFPIQNIPFGIIKPSGLNSRVGTRIGDHIIDLSALAEFGYFDNLGLGFKDMLAFRQCKLNDFIELGKPAVRNIRSRISEIFESNSNILKNSEKHKTTVLYQLNDVELLLPVNIGDYTDFYSSKEHATNVGIMFRDPANALLPNWSHMPVAYHGRSSSIVVSNTNIHRPKGQLKGENTNPHFGPTQQMDFELEMAFVVGKDSELGDSVSSHDAENYIFGMFIFNDLSARDIQKWEYVPLGPFLGKNFGSVVSPWIVTMDALEPFRTKGPEQDTPILPYLSFEGEKSFDINLDVFIQPDGKKAHRVCQSNFKYLYWNMSQQLAHHTANGCNIQIGDVCASGTISGPTKDSFGSMLELSWKGQNPIIFPDGSERKFIADNDQIIMQAYAQNEDVRIGFGESITKILPTK
- a CDS encoding alkene reductase, whose protein sequence is MTKIKLLEPYKTTYLQLNNRVVMAPLTRRRAQQDGSPTKLNATYYQQRAGAGLIIAEATQISAFAKGYPDTPAIYTKKQTNAWQRVCEAVHEKGGKIFLQLWHVGRYSHPDLLPKNMHPQAPSAIKMNASINVGNTYKDSVIPKELSIIEIKKIISDFQFAAENAFRAGFDGIEIHGANGYLIDQFLQDGTNIRKDIYGGSIENRSRFLFEIIEAIAEVWNSQRIGLRLSPSGTKMEMSDSNSKKHFTYVINELNKYNLAYLHLLEPWHDVSKLKGYATDVAEFYRPIYKGTLIASGGFSLQSANDAILNKTADLVAFGKAFISNPDLVKRFELNAPLNEWETDTFYGGDEKGYTDYPFLKLQI